The following proteins come from a genomic window of Panicum hallii strain FIL2 chromosome 8, PHallii_v3.1, whole genome shotgun sequence:
- the LOC112903108 gene encoding uncharacterized protein LOC112903108, with the protein MAGGPHAPGQAGAPPNHRKRKAPVPGAAAGDEAETEVHALGREVEELEESLAELDRRVLEHLRGTATRLADAAVDRLAALRPPARQEFLAVSETPSSEEDQEQLQKLNILKSKIEANIADLPKVLEKMHESVARCEKLENLHVNIDSIFRTRRLYHG; encoded by the exons ATGGCTGGCGGTCCGCACGCGCCAGGCCAAGCTGGAGCCCCGCCGAACCACCGCAAGCGCAAGGCCCCGGTCCCCGGCGCAGCCGCGGGGGACGAGGCGGAGACTGAGGTGCACGCGTTGGGGAGGGAGGTCGAGGAGCTTGAGGAGTCGCTGGCCGAACTGGACCGCCGCGTCCTCGAGCACCTCCGCGGCACCGCCACTCGCCTCGCCGATGCCGCCGTCGACCGCCTCGCCGcgctccgcccgcccgcccgccagg AATTTCTAGCAGTCTCAGAAACACCAAGTTCGGAAGAAGATCAAGAGCAACTTCAAAAATTAAACATCCTCAAATCCAAGATAGAGGCTAATATTGCAGATTTGCCTAAGGTACTTGAGAAAATGCACGAATCTGTCGCTCGCTGCGAGAAGTTGGAGAATTTGCATGTGAATATCGATTCTATTTTTCGAACAAGACGCTTGTATCATGGTTGA